Genomic window (Candidatus Nealsonbacteria bacterium CG07_land_8_20_14_0_80_39_13):
CTATGCGGCGACGCTCATTATCTGTTATATGTGTAAAATTTTTCATATTTTTCTTTTTATCATACAGTGTTCGGATTCAAAGGTAAATCTACGGGACGGGTAATCCCGCCTTGGCGGGACCCCCAACCCCCTTTCTTTTTGCCCGCCCGAGCGGAAGAGTTTTTATCAAAATTCAAAATCTGGATTTTCGTCAAAAAAAGTTCGAACATCAATCAAAAAACATCGCCAATTTTCAGAATTCAAATTTTGGGAAGAATCTGTTCGAATTTTTTTGAACGCGCGCTTCATAACAAAGCGCGAATAAAGTGTAGATGTCGGACATCTACACAATCCATCTGCACAATTCATCTGCACAATCACATTAACGTAATCGCTTGACTGGGATTTGTCAATAATATACAATGGAAGTAAGATTATTTAATGCTTCGGTCAAATATGTACGTATGGACAGCTTAATTGCCAAATTATACCAATCTTCCAAAACCATTCTTACCGTAAAGGATTTAGCTTTGCTTTGGGAAGAAACCAACCCGATTAATCTAAAATCTAAGATTGGTTATTACGCTAAGCAAGGCGCGCTCATCCGATTAACTCGAGGAGTTTTTGCCAAAAATAAAGACTATAATCCGAAAGAATTGGCAACTAGCATTTACGCTCCTTCTTATGTAAGTTTTGAAACCATATTAAGAAAAGCGGGAGTAATTTTTCAGCATTACGATACGATTTTCGTTGCTTCAAAGTGGCCGAAAACAATGAAAATAGATAAATACACTTTCACATTTAGAAAATTGAAAGACGTAGTTTTGTTTAATTCAACAGGGGTTATTGGCAAGGATAATTATAGCGTCGCTATCGTAGAAAGAGCTTTTTTGGATATGATTTATTTATTTCCGAATTATTATTTTGATAATTTGAGGCCGATCAATTGGGAGAAGTGCGATGAAATAGTAAAGATTTACAACAACAAGCAACTGATAAAAAGATTAAATAAATATCGCAAAAATCATGCTCAATAAAGAAAAACACCAATTAATAATGGGCCAGATATTGAAAAGCATTTACACTGATGTTGCAATTAGTCCATTGTTGGGATTAAAGGGTGGCACTTGCGCTTACTTTTTCTACGGATTGCCGAGATTTTCAGTTGATTTAGATTTTGATTTGTTGGTGAACAATGAAGAAAACCAAAAATTGATATTTGAAAAAATAACGGGAATTTTAGGCAAATACGGACAGATAAAGGATAAATACATAAAAAGATTCACGATTTTTTCCTTGCTTTCTTACGGTGATGCCGACCACAATATTAAGGTTGAAATTAACATCAGAAAGCCGGCGGAAAACATCAGAAACTATTACGAATTGAAAGAGCATCTCGGAATTTCAATGCTCGCCGCTAAAAAAGATTATCTATTTGCCGGAAAGCTATCGGCTTTGACCTTGAGGAACGAAACCGCCATGAGAGATATTTATGATATTCATTATTTTGCCAAGAACAACTGGGATATCAGCGCCGAAGTTATTGAAGAGAGAACAGGCAAAACCATCAGAGAATATTTGACCGGCTGCGTCGTTTTCATAGAAAGGGTGAAAGACAATCAGATTCTACAGGGATTGGGAGAGCTTGTTGACGGTGAGAAAGAAAAAACGTGGATTAGGAATAACTTAAAAAACGACTCTATTTTTATGTTGAAAAATTACATCTCGACGATAAAATAATTAATTGGAAAACATATGACAAAACTTCCAGTTTCTCAAAGAGCGCAAGGTGTTATCGCTTCGCCAATCCGTAAATTTTTACCGCTCATACAGGATGCGGCAAAAAGAGGCATTCATGTTTTTAAGCTTAATGTCGGCGACCCTGACATAGAGCCTCCTAAGCAATTTTTTAAAGTTGTCGGTTCTTACAGCCGGCCGACTTTGGGCTATGCTCCTTCGCCGGGAATTTTAGAACATACTCAAGCTTGGCAGAAATATTATCGGCAATTCGGCGTTAAATTAGATATTGGCTGATATTATCCCCACCATTGGTTGCGCTGAAGCGATTATGCTGGCCATGCAGGCGGTTTGCGATGACGGCGACGAGATAATTATTTTTTGAGCCTATTTACACTTCTTATAAATCTTTTTCCGTAATGGCTGGCGTTAAGTTAATTCCCATTCTTCTCTCCATTGAAAATAATTTCGCCATGCCTGATATCAGATTGATTGAAGAAAAAATTTCCAAGCGGACAAAAGCCATTGTCATAATCAACCCTGATAATCCGACCGGAAAACTTTGGAGCGAGAAAGAGTTGTCAGCGATCGTCGGGCTTGCCAAGCGTCGCGGACTTTTTGTTATCTCCGATGAAACCTACCGAGAAATCCGTTTTGACGGGAAGAAGCCGATTTGCCTTTTAGCGTGCCAAGATTCTGCGCAGAATGTTATTGTCTGCGATAGCGTCTCTAAGCGTTTTTCTTTGCCCGGAGCGAGAATCGGTTGCGTGGCCAGTTTTAATAAAGAGGTAATGCATTCAATTCTTAAATTTGCCCAAGCCCGTTTGAGCGCCGGCACGCTTGAGCAACTCGGCACAGTTCCTCTTTTGGAAAATAGCCGAGAATACACATCAAAGATAACTAAAGAATATAAACGGCGCCGTGATATCGTCGCCAAGGAATTGAGTAAGATGCAGGTGGTTTTTAAGCCTGCGCAAGGCGCGTTTTATCAGACTGTATGTCTTCCCGTTGGAGATGCGGATGATTTTGTGAAATTTATGGTCAGCAGTTTCAATTATAAGGGGAAAACGGTCATGGTTACGCCCATGCAAGTTTTTTATATCAGCGCCAATAAAGGTAAAAACGAAATCCGCATCGCTTATGTTTTGAATACCAGCGAATTGAAGGAGGCCATGGGGATATTAAGAAGGGGTTTAGAAGCCTATCTCAACATCAATCGCAGTTAAATGTAGTAAATGTAGATGTCCGACATCTACATCTTGGCTACACATAGGATTTTAACTGATTATTTAATAAAATAATTTTTATGGATATTAAACTTCAAAAATTCGAAAAAAACTTTTCCTTGCCACGTACCATAAAAGGAAATCCGACGCTGTATTTAATTCTTTTGTTTATATCTCTTGCCATAGTTATTTTTTTTGTTCTACGTGGAGAGATCAGAGAGTTTTCCTTAACAGGGTTTATTTGTTTGTTTATTTTTCCCTTGTCCTTGACGATGGTTTCTTTATATCTCGGATCGTTTAGGATTATTATTTATGACGATAGGTTAAAATACAAGAAATTTAGAGTAAAAGAAAAAGAGATATTTTTTTCCGAGATCAGAAGATTGGATATTGAAAATTATGTTTCTCGTGGAGATAAATTTCCTGCAAAGAACGGTCTTTATTTAAATATTTATACCAAGGAGGCGTTGTTTATGATTTATGCTTGTTTTAGCAGAAAAGACTTGACTTTTCTGGTTAATGTTATCAGTAGTAAAGTTCCGTCCATGGAGATAAATGAATTTGCGAGTCAGGTTAAAGAAGGCAGATTTGAAGGAATAACATTAAGCACCTTTGGTCAGTTTTTAGATAGTGGTTTTACGAATAGACGTTCTGGAAAATAATAAAATTAAAGATGGAAAAAGATTCTAAAAAAATTATTTGTAAGGATGTTCATGGCAAGGAATACGAAATTGCCGTTGGACAACTATCTTTCAGACCGTCTGTTTATGGCGTAATAATTCAGGACGGGAAAGCGTTTCTTTCTAAACAGTGGGGAGACGGATATGATTTCCCGGGTGGCGGGATTGAACTGGGAGAGACGATTGAAGAAGCGCTGAAAAGGGAAGTGAAAGAGGAAACCGGCCTTGAGGTGAAGGTGGGGGAAATTATTGCCGTTGAAAACTCTTTTTTAAAATTTCAATCTGACGGAAGATATGTTCAATCAATACTTATGTACTATGCCTGCGAAGTGGTCGGCGGAGAAATATCAGCAGAATTTTTTGATGCTTACGAAAAGGAATACGCAGATAAGCCGGAGCGGATTGGTCTTGATGAAATAGAAAAAATAAAGTTTTATAATCCTGTTGACAGCGTGAAAATCATAAAAACCGCAAAAAGGATGGAATGTCCGCGCCGTTTTGCTAATCCGCTATAATCTGCTATAGTTGATATATCAGATTAAATATATGGCAAAAAACAACAGATTAGATCAACGACTTCAATCAGTACCATCTGAAATTTGGTCAAAAATAACTAAAATTGATGAGTTGAAAGGGCGATGGATCGCAGGGGCTCAACTTTCCCCTCAGACTTTAGGCCGTCTTAAGCGGTCAGTTTTGATTACCTCAACAGGCGCCTCAACACGTATTGAGGGAGCGAAACTTTCCGATGAAGATGTGGAGAAGTTGATGCGTGGAATTGATATCCAAAAATTCACCGATCGCGATAAGCAGGAGGCAAGAGGTTATTATGAATTACTTGGAAATGTTTTTGATTCTTGGAAAAGTTTGCGATTTAGCGAAAACACTATTAAACATTTTCATAAAGAACTCTTGAAGTATGTAAAAAAGGACGAGGCGCATCGAGGCGATTATAAAAAGACGGAAAACCAAGTGCAAATGATAAACGCATTGGGAGAATCAGTCGGGATTCTGTTTGATACGACTCGGGCATATCTCACACCGAAAGAAATGCAGGAATTGGTTGAATGGACGCAAGAGGCGATTGTTGAGAAAAAACATCACCCGCTTCTTGTTGCGGGCAATTTCCTTGTTGAATTTTTGCAGATACATCCATTCCAAGACGGCAACGGCCGGCTTAGCCGCATTCTCACGAACCTTCTTTTGCTTAAAGAAGGCTATTTGTATATGCCTTACGTTTCCCACGAGAAAATAATTGAAGATAATAAGCCGGAATACTATATTGCTTTACGGAAAAGTCAGAAGACGTTTAAAACTGATCACGAAGACATTGTCGCATGGCTTGATTTCTTTTTAACTATTTTGTTGAAGCAATCGGAAATGGCAATAGATCTTCTATCCAAGGAAAATATTGAAAGGTTACTTACTGAAAAACAATTAGCTGTTTGGAATTACCTTGATAAAAATCACAGCGCTACGCCTCGCGAAATCTCTGAAAAAACAAAGGTTGCTTACCCGACAGTGAGGCAGGCAATAGATAAATTGGCGCGGCTTAAAAAGATTGAGCGGATTGGGCAAGGTAGATCAACGAGTTATCGGAAAATATGACGGAGTGTAGATGTCTGACATCTATACATTGGATAGCAAGTAAATTAAATGAATTGTGCTTGGCTTAGCCAAGCACAACTTAATAACCAATTAAAAAATATGGAAGAAGAGAAATGGGTACTGTGGTCTAATGAAAAATTTGAAATATTCACATTAACTAATCCTCACCTTTCGCCGGAAGAGGGCTTGCATATCGTAGTATGGCCGAAAACCAATGTTTCTTCCGCTTGGGCCGACCCTGATTTATGCGCCGAGGCGTTTAAAATCGCCACAAAAGTATCTCAAGTCATGGAGGAATTGAAATTGGCCCCTTGGTTTAATCTGCAGGCAAATGGCAATTGGGGACTCTTGCCAGGAAGCGTTCCGCGTTTTCATGTTCATGTTTACGCTCGCCGGAAAGGAAAGACTTGGGCTATGCCTGTTCAGCTTCCCTTCGCTCCCGGAACTTATCATAACGAACCCATGGCCGAAATAGAAAGAGAGTCTCTCTCCGAAGCATTGAAGCGCAAATTAAACTAAGTTAAATTAAGTTAAACTAAGTTAAGCACAATTTAAGCGCAAGCATTATGGATAACTTTACGGCAAAATTAAAAAAAGCTGACAGTAATGATTTATATGAAATATCTTTAAAGTCTTCGGTGGCGAAAAAAGGAGAAGTTTTTATTTTTGAAAAAGGAGAGATGGGGGATCTTTTTGATAGAACTAAAGCTGAAAAAATAAGAGAAAATTTTCTAAAAAATAACATTAAGGTAAAACAAATTACAAATATTCCGATTTTGCCGAAATTTACAGAAAACGATGAATTCATAAACAAGGTAATGACTTTTCGCTATGTTCCGAAAGATATTTTTTCCATAGACAATGAAATATTAATATTTGACGATACGGTCGCTATTTACAACAAAGAGGAATTGCTGATCATAGAAGATAAAAAATTTGCCGATAACCAAAGGCAATTATTCACAAGTATCTGGGATCAGGGACAATCTCCGAAACTTGCCTTTGAATACAAACCGAACCACTCTTATTATAAGAATCTGAATTATTTTATAAATGATTTGCAGATTATTGTTTGGCCGGATGCTGACGCTAAAGAGTCGTATAAAGGTTTTTCAGAGGAACAACTTGGGGCGTATATAAAAAATATAGTTTCATCTGATACGCATTATAACGATGCTACATATATAATTGCATTCATATGGTCGCTTGATGGAGAAAAGATGATGGATATATGGAAGTTTAATAGCAATTATGTTGATGACAGATCTGGCCCATTGGGTGATGTAAGGGTTTACAGAGATGGGAAGCTTTGCAATGATAAAGATTTTGCAATTGCAAGCGGAAATACTTTGTTAATCCTTGGTTATGAAGAAAAAATCAGAAGACAATCAAAGGATCTGAAAGAATATCTTGGGGGACCAGCTCCTAAATTGCCGTTGGAAATTATGAACGGAAAAGATTTTTTTAATGAAAAATAAAAATAGAGGCAGTAAGTGAAACCCGGTTTCACCGGAGTTTTCCGCTAAGGCGGGATTTTTTGTTTTTGAAGATAGCAAGACCGTAAATCATGGAGCAGTATCGCAGAATAAGGCAGGATGTGATAAAATACAATAACAATAAATAAATATTTTTATGGATTTTCAAAAAAGGATAAATTATCAAGGAGATCTTAAGCCATTTTTACAGCAAGTTTGCAGTGATTTTGGCATTGGGGAATACAGCACTTATGAAATAGTCCCAATCGGCTATGAAGACTTTGATCTATCGGTTGGAACAGATAAGGGCAAATATCTTGTAAAGGTATTTCGTTCTCTCCGCGGCGAGGCTGAATGTAAAAGATATGTCGGGATGATGGAGAGCGTTTTGAAGGCGGGCGTATCCCATCCCTTGCTTTTTGAATCAAATCAAGGGTATTTGTATGAAATATCCAATAATGGCTTAACAGACAGGCTCTGCGTAATGCAATACATTGAAGGCAAGAATTTCTATGAACTTCAATCTACTCCGACTGTTAAAGAGAAAAAATTTATCATAAAGCAAGCCGCCTTAATTAACGAAATCAATATTAATCCCTCTCATTTGTATGACCAATGGGCGATTACCAATTTTTTGGAAGAATACGAAAAGAAAGGAAAATATCTTGATAAAGAAGATAGGGCAATCATTGAATTGAT
Coding sequences:
- a CDS encoding Fic family protein; the encoded protein is MAKNNRLDQRLQSVPSEIWSKITKIDELKGRWIAGAQLSPQTLGRLKRSVLITSTGASTRIEGAKLSDEDVEKLMRGIDIQKFTDRDKQEARGYYELLGNVFDSWKSLRFSENTIKHFHKELLKYVKKDEAHRGDYKKTENQVQMINALGESVGILFDTTRAYLTPKEMQELVEWTQEAIVEKKHHPLLVAGNFLVEFLQIHPFQDGNGRLSRILTNLLLLKEGYLYMPYVSHEKIIEDNKPEYYIALRKSQKTFKTDHEDIVAWLDFFLTILLKQSEMAIDLLSKENIERLLTEKQLAVWNYLDKNHSATPREISEKTKVAYPTVRQAIDKLARLKKIERIGQGRSTSYRKI